CTGTTTAAACAATTTAAGCTTACTTGTAGTTTCCTCGACTCACTTGTTTAGTCTACATTACAGTTTTACATAAGACCACAGGTAGTAAATATTCGTATCACTGTGTTATCGATAAAGCGTTTTCGAGCCCTTTGCATAGATATGTTGTAGCTGATCAAAGGTTTTCATCATATCACGTCCCCGGGATCACGCCATCCATACAAAGTCATTATGTATTGAACAGCGTCTACATTGGCACAGTGTATATGCAGATATATGTGTGTCAACGCCAACGGCCGCGCATACTAGATTCAGTGTTGAAAGAAACCACGAGAAAGTTCACTCAGGGTCACGCGCAAGCTGTCAGAACGGGCAAAGGTCACACTGCAAAGACAAAGAATGTGTTATGATTACTGGCAGATTCCTCCatgtgttttacatttttttattgccTTTTTGTCATAGCAATGTAAGgcgctttgagatgtttttaTATGGAAAGCGTTCactttttaagaaataaatattattattattatgaactTGAACGttgaggtcaacttttgaaagtgaatatgaatatgatagCTTCACATTCGTACACTGTTAACATAccaacataaatacatgtaaatttcgACAGACGTACTTGGTCTAGAGCAGTTCAAGTTGGGTCATGATAATGGAGGTTCACAGGACCACTCCCGTATCATGTAAGTTATAATATAAATTGATTACATATGCATAAAGTGAAAGGCCCAGGCATGTACTGGTCGGCATGACATTATGTAAAACCAAGCCATCAATGTCTATATATAGTTATACTTGATTCACATGCAACGAGTTCTAACAAGCAAGCAAATAATAATTCTAAAACCAAAGAAAAACAACATGCATCCATTTATCTATGCAGGATCTATAAACATATCATGTACTGATAAAGTATATACTATTTGAGCAAAAAGTCCttgttgacagacagactgtgTTTTGCACTATTTCCAccattttgtttatgtaataatactgCCTCTGGGCATAACACAttattgtccaacctatatgaATACAATGAGCCTCGATCGTCTTCATTGGATAGCTTTCAAACTAAATTCATGGCGTATTAGCTgtcacttgaaaaaaaacaaacatgataTGTCATGTATTGAtgtgaataaaatattacattatagCTAACTGTAAAACACTAATGAAAGTTTTTGTGGGATTTTTCTTCTAAATGTTGATGAAACTTACTAATGTCGAATAACACATTTACCTTGACTGGAATATAGGCAACTATAGACTAAAGTTacgttttcatttatttcccTTATTAAGTCGTCTTTTGTACCATGAAGAATGTTACACCAAACTTGTTAGAGACACTTACACCGCATTTGAAGAAGTAGAGCGTGAGTCTGGTCTTCAGTTAGTTTACAAATGTGGTGGTTTGGAGTTTGCCAGATCCGGTTCTGCGGGGACTAGAATTATTGAACTCTATGCAGAGGCAATGGATAAACAAAACATTCCGTAAGTAAATGCAATGTCCATGTAAATTACTGTACGACATGTCTTAGTATCAATTAATCTAcagtgtatctatctatctatctatctatctatctatctatctatctatctatctatctatctatctatctatctatctatctatctgtctgtctgtctgtctgtctgtctgtctgtctgtctgtctgtctgtctgtccatctatctatctatctatctatctatctatctatctatctatctatctatctacctacctacctacctacctacctacctatcaaTCTTAgtatcatccatccatccatccatccatatatccatccatccatccatccatatatccatccatccatccatccatccatccattcatccatccatccatccatccatccatccatccatccatccatccatccatccatctattcacCCCGTCCGTTCGTACGTAGTGTATGTAGGTTTCCTTAGCTTGATTAACTTTCATGTCAAACATTACAGGTACGAGCGATTGAATGCCAATCAAATACGACAACGTTATCCTCAGATTAGCAGTGAAGTGGATATCGTTGGTCTGTACCAAAAGGATTCTGGTTTGGTTGATGCAGCTATGGCTAATGCTACACATACACAGCTAGCTAGGAAACATGGTGCAACTATACTGGAAAATTGTAAGGTACTGAAGATAGAGAAAGATGGAGATGGTATACATGCACTGGTAAGTGCTATTATAGTTATGGCACACTCATAACAAGTAGACAAGTGACAGAATCTTAGATACTCTAGCTTACGTAGCtatgcaaacaacaacaacaacaacaacaacaacaacaacaacaacaacaacaacaacaacatacatgcatacatacatacatacatgcatacatacatacatacatacatacatacatacatacataccggtacatacatacatacatacatacatacatacatacatacatacatacatgcatacatacatacatacctatctacatacatacatacatgcatacatacatacacatacatacatacatacatacatacatacatgcatacatacatacatacatgcatacatacacatacatacatacatacatacatacatacatacatacatccatacatgcatacatacatgcatacatacatgcatacatacatacatacatacatacacacatacatacatacatacatacatacatacaaacaacaaaCTATCATCTGTTTTATATTTAACTCAAGATGACATCAAACCTGTTGAAAGCCATGACTGTCTTATCCTCATTTTTGTCTTGTCattatgtgcatattcattctACTAAAGGCAATTACTACATTGTTATAGCCATTCAATACATTGTTCTACTCATTTAATATATCTTTATGTTCATTTCCTTTTATTAATAGATATCAATATACGTATATATTTCATGCATATTTACCAATTCATACACACAGCTATACAAAATTATACTAATAATAATTCATAGAATCTTTATCCAAACATCTATTTACTTATCTACAGGTACGTACATCGCAAGGAGTGTTTCGTTGTCGTCGAGTCATCGTCACTGCTGGTGCCTGGACCAATCATGTCCTGGGGTCAGTTGGTGTTCACATTCCACTTACTGTCACTCAAGAACAAGTCACTTATCTGGCCACACCCCATATCAAGGATTTCACAAAAGACAAGTAAGATCCTGCTGCATATATTAAATATCACTTCTACAAAACTAgatcaaataaatgaatgaactaTATAAAGATAGGTTTTCTAAgatatataaatgaaatgacTGAGATACAGAATAAGAgcgacagacagagacagacagataaataaataaataaataaataaataaatatatatatatatatatatatatatatatatgtattctattctattctattgtctatatgtatgatgagatatgcaaataaataaatgaaataaacactaTCTACACTGAATGAGAACAACTATCATTGTTACGTGTGATTGGCCATTTTTGTGTTGATTTATTGTAGGTATTACAGTCACACTTTCATGTAGGACTTACCCGCAAACTTGTTTACATTTCTcctttatgtaaatttgatagATTTCCAATTTGGTTGTATCATGACTCCAATCACGATCTGTATGGCCTACCAATCCATGGTAACACAGGAAGTAAGATTGGCATTGACGTAGGGGGACCAAGGGTCACCCCGGAGACTAGAAACTACAAACCAGATCCAATGAGAGAGCAGATATGTATTGATTTCTTCAAACAATTTATGCCAAAGGTGAGGCCTGTGCATGTGAATACCTTATTTCTGCCATTATGATCACATCTCATTAATTTTGTCAATGTTAAAGCATTTCATAGAATTTTGAATAATGTAATCACACATTTCCAACTATATTGTTTGTAAAACTGAATGTGATGATGCACATTGTAAGCCCTCACCCCAAActttgtaatgtgtgtgtgctaGGAGTGTTTTCCGATCACCATTGTCacaattattatatacatgtaagggGTAAACATTTTCCAAGATGAACACGTGCATCAATGGCCTCTAAATTGAATTAACATACGTGGGTTTAAAAAATAacgattgattgactgactgattgactgactgattgactgactgactgactgactggctggctggctggctggctggctgcctgcatgacagacagactgactgactgagatTGTTTGACTTCATGACTGATGCAAGCCAACATTATTGATAAATAGATAATCGATGGCAATTTCTTTGTATATCTCTTTTTCTGCTCTACACAAACTAGGCTGTTGGACCAGTCCTATACACAAAGACTTGTCTGTACGCGATGCCACCAGATCGTaattttgtcattgataccctGAAAGACAAGGGATTCCCACAAGTTGTTCTCTGCATTGGAGCTGGACATGCCTTCAAGTAAGCAATGCCTCAAACCATACTAACTTTTTATCACCTTCTGTTACTCTTTGTTTTAGGCGGGATCATGTATGACTGATGTCATATTTTCACTGTTTTCAaagttgtgtatgtatttgtaccaTGCAGAATACAATTACTGTATGTTGCGTGGCTAGTACGTGTATGCAAAGAGTTAGTTTTATGAAAGAACGGACCACTTGCACTATTATTTGCCACTTATGCCAAATTAATgcaacaaatgaataaaccaGTTTTGTGATGTCGTTTTGATTTGTAATACATATTCTTATGTTTATGAATA
This portion of the Glandiceps talaboti chromosome 7, keGlaTala1.1, whole genome shotgun sequence genome encodes:
- the LOC144437727 gene encoding monomeric sarcosine oxidase-like; protein product: MATNVPQYFEYIVVGCGGIGSATTYWLSKTIGGKDVLGLEQFKLGHDNGGSQDHSRIIRLLYHEECYTKLVRDTYTAFEEVERESGLQLVYKCGGLEFARSGSAGTRIIELYAEAMDKQNIPYERLNANQIRQRYPQISSEVDIVGLYQKDSGLVDAAMANATHTQLARKHGATILENCKVLKIEKDGDGIHALVRTSQGVFRCRRVIVTAGAWTNHVLGSVGVHIPLTVTQEQVTYLATPHIKDFTKDKFPIWLYHDSNHDLYGLPIHGNTGSKIGIDVGGPRVTPETRNYKPDPMREQICIDFFKQFMPKAVGPVLYTKTCLYAMPPDRNFVIDTLKDKGFPQVVLCIGAGHAFKFSCLLGKILTQLAVDGNTQYPIDSFKLDREALTDPNYVSRLTLGKSTEKSKL